One genomic segment of Synechocystis sp. LKSZ1 includes these proteins:
- the psbP gene encoding photosystem II reaction center PsbP translates to MLNLAPPFKSLCLLLILGLSLALTACAGIGLASLQRYADTKDGYEFLYPNGWIAVDVKNASPGVDVVYRDLIERSENLSVIISEIASNKSLQDLGSPTDVGYRFLKKINGESSDRQAELISAEERENQGRTYYNLEYRVTLANQAQRHDLASVTTNRGKLITFNLSTTEERWPKVHDLFETVASSFSVY, encoded by the coding sequence ATGTTAAATCTCGCTCCTCCTTTCAAATCCCTTTGCCTATTACTTATTCTGGGGCTGAGTTTGGCCCTGACTGCCTGTGCAGGTATTGGCTTAGCCAGTCTCCAGCGCTACGCCGACACCAAAGATGGCTATGAATTTCTCTATCCCAACGGCTGGATTGCGGTGGATGTGAAAAATGCCTCGCCTGGAGTCGATGTAGTTTATCGAGATCTAATTGAGCGCAGTGAAAATTTAAGCGTAATTATCAGTGAGATTGCCAGCAATAAATCCCTCCAGGATCTTGGCTCCCCGACCGATGTCGGCTATCGCTTTTTGAAAAAAATTAACGGTGAGAGCAGTGACCGCCAAGCAGAATTAATTAGTGCTGAAGAACGGGAAAACCAGGGTAGAACCTACTACAACCTAGAGTACAGAGTCACTCTTGCCAATCAAGCCCAACGCCACGACCTGGCCAGTGTCACCACCAATCGCGGTAAGCTGATCACCTTTAATCTGTCCACCACTGAAGAACGCTGGCCCAAGGTTCACGACCTGTTTGAAACGGTAGCGAGTTCCTTTAGCGTCTACTAA
- a CDS encoding DUF3685 domain-containing protein, protein MSDRPLTLLVIDEDAVFRLGLVTALLNYPQFQVLAQMSRVTEAAANWLSTLPDLIILDPLVLTEPVAGWEQCWFLRRTYPSLKICLLTASLEYEQLLRARNLGIEGYFPKGTPMAELTAGFSEIHQGGLCWANPQGLPTYQALSPAQQWLWRGFRGGLEQIESQRQALQQASQQPSLSAFDALFLQGRRRELRLAQQIVETLMPAKLRRLHQVQAAQWGDSPSETRPASLGTYGPIALIPLSAKLGEGERLIPQFNGQNLTPIPLALDALNPNQRQVLLALAWQKFQDTLEQLRSLNIRPEQLPQEPSSLLAEIWQGVTLSFLGPHLNPQEGWQLDQLQGLLESYKPIIQRESLGTIPRAQAVLEQFLLAPVAEGPGPTDTVSWPWELYQANLIIQIANGAMTFTLNYFSESETIKKALYVSKLLSSREIARFRNNLAWYYRLSQYWLEPKQIFESQHTLLYFTPQGITCQPVYAPRQNELEQLQGLPWLVTVLLELRDAASPRLQAIVRFLGHGLVFFLTQVIGRAAGLVVKGVLQGIGNTWQENRYRPQPNQEKSNP, encoded by the coding sequence GTGAGTGACCGTCCCCTAACACTTCTCGTTATTGATGAAGATGCCGTTTTTCGTCTGGGTTTGGTGACGGCCCTGCTAAACTATCCCCAGTTCCAGGTTCTGGCCCAGATGTCCCGGGTGACAGAGGCTGCAGCCAATTGGTTATCAACCCTCCCGGATTTGATAATCTTAGATCCGTTAGTACTGACGGAGCCAGTCGCCGGTTGGGAGCAATGCTGGTTTTTGCGGCGAACCTATCCCTCTCTAAAAATTTGTTTATTGACCGCCAGTCTAGAATACGAACAACTCCTACGAGCCCGGAACCTAGGCATTGAAGGCTACTTTCCTAAAGGAACCCCAATGGCGGAATTGACGGCGGGTTTTTCGGAAATTCACCAAGGCGGCTTGTGCTGGGCAAATCCCCAGGGCCTACCCACCTATCAGGCCCTTTCCCCGGCCCAACAATGGCTCTGGCGCGGGTTTAGGGGAGGATTAGAACAAATTGAGTCCCAACGCCAGGCCCTACAACAGGCCAGTCAACAGCCAAGCCTTTCGGCTTTTGATGCTCTGTTTCTCCAGGGACGACGGCGAGAATTACGCCTAGCTCAACAGATTGTCGAAACATTAATGCCTGCCAAGCTCCGGCGTTTACATCAGGTTCAAGCAGCGCAGTGGGGAGACTCTCCCAGTGAAACCCGGCCTGCTTCTCTAGGCACCTATGGCCCTATCGCTTTAATTCCCCTCTCTGCCAAGCTTGGAGAAGGCGAGCGGCTGATTCCCCAGTTCAATGGCCAAAATTTGACCCCAATTCCCCTGGCCCTTGATGCGCTCAATCCGAATCAGCGGCAAGTGCTTTTGGCCCTGGCCTGGCAAAAATTCCAGGACACCTTAGAACAACTCCGGAGTCTGAATATTCGGCCGGAGCAGTTGCCCCAGGAGCCCAGCAGTCTGTTGGCCGAAATCTGGCAAGGGGTGACCCTCAGTTTTTTAGGTCCCCACCTCAACCCTCAAGAAGGTTGGCAGTTAGACCAACTCCAGGGCCTTTTGGAGAGCTATAAGCCGATTATTCAGCGGGAAAGTCTAGGAACGATTCCCCGAGCACAGGCTGTTTTAGAACAATTCCTCTTAGCCCCTGTTGCAGAAGGCCCTGGCCCTACTGATACCGTCTCCTGGCCCTGGGAACTGTACCAAGCGAATCTGATTATTCAGATCGCCAACGGGGCCATGACCTTTACGCTAAATTACTTTTCTGAATCCGAGACGATCAAAAAGGCCCTCTACGTCTCTAAGCTGTTATCCTCTCGGGAAATTGCTCGCTTTCGCAATAATCTGGCCTGGTATTATCGATTGAGTCAATATTGGTTAGAGCCTAAGCAAATTTTTGAAAGTCAGCACACCCTACTTTATTTCACCCCCCAGGGGATCACGTGTCAGCCGGTTTACGCGCCTCGTCAAAACGAACTCGAGCAACTGCAAGGATTGCCCTGGTTAGTAACGGTTTTGCTCGAACTCCGGGATGCAGCCTCCCCTCGACTCCAGGCCATTGTGCGTTTTCTTGGCCATGGTTTAGTCTTCTTCTTGACCCAGGTTATTGGCCGGGCCGCAGGTCTGGTGGTCAAAGGCGTCCTCCAGGGCATTGGTAATACCTGGCAGGAAAACCGCTATCGTCCCCAACCAAACCAGGAAAAATCTAATCCCTAG
- a CDS encoding DUF6714 family protein, with translation MCNELIAKIKQAFAHVNYPGDDSLTDNHNGDEPTALIKAFFRKTDWQKLDAKFLDQTPDGWGSALSFFSNAAFQFYLPAYMIADIRGELLLSDPSIRLCSSLVSMVENKKIAKVWGGGTMGERAREEFAHYDAQQVSAIVSYLWWKLEASDDYNPMIEQAMENYWLNRDAGSCR, from the coding sequence ATGTGTAATGAACTCATTGCAAAAATCAAGCAGGCTTTTGCCCATGTAAATTATCCTGGTGACGACAGCCTTACAGACAACCACAACGGTGACGAACCCACAGCTCTTATCAAAGCGTTCTTCAGGAAAACCGACTGGCAGAAGCTTGATGCCAAGTTTCTTGACCAAACTCCTGATGGTTGGGGAAGTGCTTTATCATTCTTTTCTAATGCTGCGTTTCAATTTTATCTTCCGGCTTACATGATTGCTGATATTCGTGGCGAATTGCTCCTCTCTGACCCATCTATTCGTCTGTGTTCGAGCTTGGTATCTATGGTGGAAAACAAGAAAATTGCCAAGGTTTGGGGGGGCGGCACGATGGGAGAACGGGCCCGTGAAGAATTTGCTCACTATGATGCCCAACAAGTATCCGCTATTGTTAGCTATCTTTGGTGGAAACTCGAAGCCAGCGACGATTACAACCCAATGATTGAGCAAGCTATGGAAAACTATTGGCTAAACCGTGATGCAGGTAGTTGCAGGTAG
- a CDS encoding ATP-binding protein, with amino-acid sequence MNVPHTSEFSLLQVVQALEPQDTLLPLPSASLERLTQALLDSFRVQGLMATVWAKLPATAGFTQALEAYRQAGLVSQLYHCTVSKATDSFAVAESSNPDEVKAVVLEANSQLEREYFLLLLSPQLCVMVLAQASEDSLALLPETPLTLYLSCQPRLINAVLQALRQAVTITDQTPEELLADAVLSFPLPEQAAVAVMTTLLRHQLQGLLAPAPSVPAPRPDHSAFALLDTAIPFLVTVTREMSTPLTNMKTALRLLESMQHKREQRQRYIDLLKRECDRQNSLITGIQELIQIHQDPHPVGEQVRLEDCVPGVVSTYQPIAEEKGISLGYTIPADLPAVACSASALRSILQHLLHNSLKFTPEQGKVYVRASCQGPQVEIVVSDTGVGIEMSDLPKLFNGFYRGRNALSHLPGAGLGLTIVKQLVERWGGLITVKSHPHRGSHFHLYLPIAHP; translated from the coding sequence ATGAATGTGCCCCACACGTCGGAATTCTCTTTACTGCAAGTCGTACAGGCCCTGGAACCCCAGGACACGTTACTCCCGTTACCGAGCGCGAGCCTAGAGCGACTGACCCAGGCCCTGCTCGATAGTTTTCGGGTCCAGGGCCTGATGGCGACGGTGTGGGCCAAGCTCCCCGCTACTGCGGGCTTTACTCAGGCCTTGGAAGCCTATCGTCAGGCGGGTTTGGTCAGCCAGCTTTACCACTGTACCGTTAGCAAAGCCACCGATAGTTTTGCGGTGGCTGAATCCTCTAATCCAGACGAGGTTAAAGCCGTTGTGTTAGAGGCCAATAGTCAACTGGAGCGGGAATACTTTCTATTATTGCTATCGCCCCAACTCTGCGTCATGGTTTTGGCCCAGGCTAGTGAGGACTCCCTGGCCCTGTTACCGGAAACGCCCCTGACGCTTTATCTCAGTTGTCAGCCCCGGCTGATCAATGCCGTTTTGCAGGCCCTGCGCCAAGCAGTAACCATTACCGACCAAACCCCCGAGGAATTATTGGCGGATGCTGTCCTGAGCTTTCCCCTACCGGAACAGGCCGCGGTGGCCGTGATGACTACCCTTCTACGGCACCAACTTCAGGGCCTGTTGGCCCCGGCTCCCTCCGTTCCGGCCCCCCGGCCAGACCACAGCGCCTTTGCACTCTTGGATACGGCAATTCCCTTTCTGGTGACGGTGACGCGGGAAATGAGTACGCCCTTAACCAATATGAAAACGGCCCTGCGCTTGCTGGAATCGATGCAGCACAAGCGAGAGCAACGTCAGCGCTACATCGACCTCTTGAAACGGGAGTGTGACCGTCAAAATTCCCTGATTACGGGCATTCAAGAACTGATTCAAATTCACCAAGACCCCCATCCCGTCGGGGAACAGGTGCGCCTGGAGGACTGTGTTCCGGGGGTGGTGAGTACTTATCAACCTATTGCTGAGGAAAAAGGGATTTCCCTGGGCTATACGATTCCGGCGGATTTACCCGCAGTGGCCTGCTCGGCCTCGGCCCTCCGCTCCATCCTGCAACACCTACTCCACAACAGCTTAAAATTCACGCCAGAACAGGGTAAAGTCTATGTCCGGGCCAGTTGTCAGGGCCCTCAGGTGGAAATTGTGGTGAGTGATACGGGGGTCGGCATTGAAATGAGCGATTTACCCAAACTCTTCAATGGCTTTTATCGGGGGCGGAATGCCCTTAGCCATCTGCCGGGGGCCGGCCTGGGTCTCACGATTGTGAAACAACTGGTGGAGCGGTGGGGTGGTTTAATTACGGTGAAGAGTCATCCCCACCGGGGCAGTCATTTCCATTTGTATCTGCCTATCGCCCACCCTTAA
- a CDS encoding transporter substrate-binding domain-containing protein, which produces MMKNRFCLGAVLTGLGLVLAACGAQPPTPSSSPTATSATGTLEKIKNSGEIVLGVRESSIPFSYLDNQQKSVGYSIDLCQKVVEAIKQELNLPNLQVKTNPVTSQTRIPLLTNGTIDLECGSTTNSQERQKQVAFSVAHFITAVRMAVKADSGITDLQDLQGKAVVTTSGTTSERYLKQNEQAKSLDIKTLQGKDHAESFLMLASGRADAFVLDDVLLAGLIAQAKDPQAFKIVGPTLSREPYGLMFRKNDPAFKALVDKTLTRLMATGAIEKTYNHWFMSPIPPQQINLNLPLSPDLKKAFEHPTDQGI; this is translated from the coding sequence ATGATGAAAAACCGCTTTTGCCTGGGGGCAGTACTAACGGGCCTTGGACTGGTGCTAGCGGCCTGTGGTGCCCAACCTCCAACCCCCAGTTCATCCCCGACGGCCACCTCAGCCACCGGAACCCTGGAAAAAATTAAAAATTCGGGTGAAATTGTACTCGGAGTACGAGAATCCTCGATTCCCTTCTCCTATCTCGATAATCAGCAAAAATCCGTGGGCTATTCCATCGATCTCTGCCAAAAAGTCGTCGAGGCCATCAAGCAGGAACTAAATCTGCCCAATCTCCAGGTTAAAACTAATCCAGTAACCTCTCAGACTCGTATTCCTCTGCTCACTAACGGCACCATTGATCTTGAATGCGGCTCAACCACCAATAGCCAAGAACGCCAAAAACAGGTGGCCTTTAGCGTGGCTCATTTCATCACCGCTGTTCGCATGGCCGTCAAGGCAGATTCTGGGATTACCGATCTCCAAGACCTCCAGGGTAAGGCCGTCGTTACCACCAGCGGCACGACCTCTGAGCGTTACCTCAAACAAAATGAACAAGCCAAATCCTTGGACATCAAAACACTCCAAGGCAAGGATCATGCGGAATCCTTTCTGATGTTGGCCTCGGGCCGAGCCGATGCCTTTGTGCTGGATGATGTCCTGCTGGCCGGTTTGATTGCCCAGGCCAAAGATCCCCAGGCCTTTAAAATTGTGGGCCCCACTTTATCCCGAGAACCCTATGGGCTAATGTTCCGCAAGAATGACCCGGCCTTTAAGGCTCTGGTGGATAAAACCCTGACCAGGCTGATGGCCACCGGGGCTATCGAAAAAACCTATAACCACTGGTTTATGTCCCCCATTCCGCCCCAACAGATCAACCTCAATCTGCCCCTGAGTCCAGACCTGAAAAAGGCCTTTGAGCATCCCACGGATCAGGGCATTTAA
- a CDS encoding ABC transporter permease subunit (The N-terminal region of this protein, as described by TIGR01726, is a three transmembrane segment that identifies a subfamily of ABC transporter permease subunits, which specificities that include histidine, arginine, glutamine, glutamate, L-cystine (sic), the opines (in Agrobacterium) octopine and nopaline, etc.) translates to MNNFDFSVIWPSLPYLATGLRYTLTLTFVAFAGGLLGGLGLALARLSAWPWLRMPAALYVNLMRAIPLVLVIFWFYFLVPILGQWILQTPQPLRVGPDQTALISFTLFEMAYCGEIIRAGIQSVPRGQVAAAQALGLTYSQQMRYVVLPQAWRNMWPLLLTQAIVLFQDTSLVYVISGTDFLGAAAKIAQRDGRLLEMYSFTALIYFFISFSLSWQVKHWQHRSQT, encoded by the coding sequence GTGAATAACTTTGATTTTTCGGTGATCTGGCCCTCCCTTCCCTATCTGGCGACGGGACTCCGGTATACGCTAACCCTAACCTTCGTGGCCTTTGCTGGGGGCCTGTTGGGGGGCCTGGGATTGGCCCTGGCTCGTTTATCGGCCTGGCCCTGGCTCCGTATGCCAGCGGCCCTGTACGTTAACCTCATGCGGGCCATTCCCCTGGTACTGGTTATTTTTTGGTTCTATTTTTTGGTGCCAATTCTCGGCCAATGGATATTGCAAACCCCTCAGCCTCTGCGGGTTGGCCCCGACCAAACCGCTTTGATCAGCTTTACCCTCTTTGAAATGGCCTACTGCGGGGAGATTATCCGGGCGGGTATTCAATCCGTTCCCCGTGGCCAAGTCGCGGCGGCCCAGGCCCTGGGTCTGACCTATTCTCAGCAAATGCGCTATGTGGTTTTGCCCCAGGCCTGGCGGAATATGTGGCCCCTTCTACTAACTCAAGCCATTGTATTATTCCAAGATACATCTCTGGTTTATGTTATTTCCGGTACGGACTTTTTAGGGGCGGCAGCCAAAATTGCCCAGCGGGATGGTCGTCTACTGGAAATGTATAGTTTTACGGCCTTGATCTATTTCTTCATTAGTTTTAGCCTATCCTGGCAGGTAAAGCATTGGCAACATCGCTCTCAGACATAG
- a CDS encoding amino acid ABC transporter permease: MADYRWNWLIFFEKVATGGERYYQWLLAGLGWTVATSLLAWCLALILGLGIGIIRTTPLRWLALLGEIYVEIFRNIPLIVQMFLWFFVLPDLVPPVWGHWLKQEMPLPEFTTAVVSLAFFTAARIAEQVKAGLLALPPGQSQAALALGLTWPQAYRYVLLPVALRWIIPPLTSELMNIFKNSSVALTIGLLELTAVTRQINEYTFQSFEIFTLATVLYALLALMANRLMAWIEALTTLPGYGLGQGRE; the protein is encoded by the coding sequence ATGGCAGACTACCGTTGGAATTGGTTGATTTTTTTTGAGAAAGTGGCCACTGGAGGAGAACGATACTATCAGTGGTTGTTGGCAGGTCTGGGCTGGACAGTGGCAACGTCTCTGTTGGCCTGGTGCTTGGCCCTAATCCTGGGTCTGGGGATTGGCATTATCCGCACGACCCCCCTGCGTTGGCTGGCCCTGCTGGGGGAGATCTATGTGGAGATTTTCCGTAATATTCCCCTGATCGTGCAAATGTTCCTTTGGTTCTTTGTGCTTCCTGATCTAGTACCACCGGTTTGGGGCCATTGGCTCAAGCAGGAAATGCCCCTACCGGAATTTACGACGGCGGTGGTCAGCCTCGCCTTTTTTACCGCCGCCCGTATTGCAGAACAGGTCAAGGCGGGTTTACTGGCCCTACCCCCTGGCCAATCTCAGGCCGCCTTGGCCCTGGGTCTCACCTGGCCCCAGGCCTACCGTTATGTTCTACTACCCGTGGCCCTGCGTTGGATTATCCCCCCCCTCACCAGCGAACTGATGAATATTTTCAAGAATTCCTCGGTGGCCTTGACCATTGGCCTGTTGGAATTGACCGCGGTGACTCGTCAGATTAATGAATATACGTTTCAGAGCTTTGAGATCTTTACGCTAGCCACGGTGTTGTATGCCCTACTGGCACTAATGGCTAATCGACTCATGGCCTGGATTGAAGCACTGACAACGTTACCGGGCTATGGGCTAGGACAGGGCCGTGAATAA
- a CDS encoding TIGR00725 family protein produces MVRFVVGVMGAGEQATPHNLALAEELGRLLALEGWVVLSGGRDCGVMRAVNKGAKQIPNSLTIGILPTVQSSPSPDLDIAVITDLHSARNNINVLSSHVVVACGVGGAGTVSEIALALKAGKPVILLDTGAEWNYFFQALDPEQVQIATEPKEVIQQIRQLQALGT; encoded by the coding sequence ATGGTGCGTTTCGTTGTCGGCGTGATGGGGGCAGGAGAACAGGCGACACCCCATAACCTGGCCTTGGCTGAAGAATTAGGACGTTTGTTGGCCCTGGAGGGTTGGGTTGTCCTCAGTGGCGGCCGTGACTGCGGTGTGATGCGGGCAGTGAATAAGGGGGCCAAACAAATCCCTAATAGCCTCACCATTGGTATTTTACCAACCGTTCAGAGTTCCCCTAGCCCAGACCTTGATATCGCAGTGATTACCGATCTACACAGTGCACGGAACAATATTAACGTGCTATCTAGCCACGTTGTGGTGGCCTGTGGGGTTGGAGGAGCAGGAACGGTTTCGGAAATTGCCCTGGCCCTTAAGGCGGGAAAGCCCGTCATTTTGTTAGATACTGGAGCAGAGTGGAATTATTTCTTTCAGGCCCTAGACCCAGAACAGGTACAGATTGCAACGGAGCCCAAGGAAGTCATTCAACAGATCCGACAATTACAGGCCCTTGGCACCTAG
- the groL gene encoding chaperonin GroEL (60 kDa chaperone family; promotes refolding of misfolded polypeptides especially under stressful conditions; forms two stacked rings of heptamers to form a barrel-shaped 14mer; ends can be capped by GroES; misfolded proteins enter the barrel where they are refolded when GroES binds) — MAKIISFRDESRRALEGGINALADAVRITLGPKGRNVLLEKQYGAPQIVNDGITVAKEIELSDPQENAGARLIQEVAAKTKEVAGDGTTTATILAQALVREGLRNVTAGANPVSLRRGIEKVTAFLVEEIQAIAKPVEGDAIAQVATVSSGNDAEVGQMIASAMDKVTKDGVITVEESKSLNTELEVVEGMQIDRGYISPYFITNTERQIVEFDHPLILITDKKISTIADLVPVLEQVARAGRPLLIIAEDVDGEALATLVVNKARGVLNVAAIKAPAFGDRRKAVLQDIAIITGGSLISEEVGLSLDTVSLDQLGQAVKVTLEKDNTILVAGADKRASTAVQKRITQLKKELAETDSEYDSEKLQERIAKLAGGVAVIKVGAATETELKDRKLRIEDALNATKAAVEEGIVPGGGTTLIYLAGKIAEFKASLSNDEERIAADLIAKALEAPLFQLASNAGVEGAVIVEKVKETSANLGYNAISGQIEDMINAGIIDPAKVVRSAIQNAASIAGMVLTTEALVVEKPQPAAAAAPDMGGMGGMGGMGGMGGMGGMGGMGMM; from the coding sequence ATGGCAAAAATTATTTCATTTAGAGATGAATCTCGTCGGGCCCTGGAAGGGGGTATTAACGCCCTCGCCGATGCCGTCAGAATCACCCTTGGCCCCAAGGGACGCAATGTTTTGCTAGAAAAACAATACGGTGCCCCCCAAATTGTGAACGATGGTATCACCGTTGCCAAGGAAATTGAACTTTCTGACCCCCAGGAAAATGCCGGGGCACGTCTGATTCAAGAGGTGGCCGCCAAGACCAAAGAAGTGGCTGGCGATGGTACCACCACGGCAACTATCCTCGCTCAGGCCCTGGTGCGGGAAGGTCTGCGGAATGTCACCGCTGGGGCCAATCCCGTTTCCCTGCGTCGGGGTATTGAAAAGGTCACAGCCTTCCTCGTCGAGGAAATCCAGGCCATTGCCAAGCCCGTTGAAGGGGATGCCATTGCCCAAGTGGCGACGGTCTCCTCCGGCAATGATGCAGAAGTGGGCCAAATGATTGCATCAGCCATGGACAAGGTCACCAAAGATGGGGTGATTACCGTTGAAGAATCCAAATCCCTGAATACGGAGTTGGAAGTCGTTGAAGGGATGCAGATCGACCGGGGTTATATTTCTCCCTACTTCATCACCAATACCGAGCGGCAGATTGTTGAATTTGACCATCCCCTAATTCTGATCACCGACAAAAAAATTAGCACCATTGCCGACCTCGTGCCGGTGCTCGAACAGGTGGCCCGTGCCGGTCGTCCCCTGCTGATCATTGCTGAAGATGTGGACGGAGAGGCCCTCGCCACTCTGGTGGTGAATAAGGCCCGTGGCGTCCTCAATGTTGCCGCCATCAAGGCCCCGGCCTTTGGTGACCGTCGCAAAGCCGTTCTCCAGGACATTGCCATCATTACCGGTGGAAGCCTGATTTCCGAAGAAGTGGGCCTGAGTCTGGATACCGTGAGTCTGGATCAACTGGGCCAAGCGGTCAAGGTAACCCTAGAAAAAGACAACACGATTCTCGTGGCCGGTGCCGACAAACGGGCCTCCACCGCTGTCCAGAAACGCATTACCCAACTGAAAAAAGAATTGGCCGAAACCGATTCCGAATACGATAGCGAAAAGCTACAGGAGCGGATTGCCAAACTGGCCGGTGGGGTTGCCGTGATTAAAGTGGGCGCGGCCACCGAAACCGAACTCAAGGATCGGAAGCTTCGCATCGAAGATGCCCTCAATGCTACCAAGGCCGCCGTGGAGGAAGGGATTGTACCCGGAGGCGGAACGACTCTGATCTACCTTGCGGGCAAGATTGCTGAATTCAAAGCCAGCCTCAGCAACGACGAAGAACGGATTGCCGCCGACCTGATCGCCAAGGCCCTGGAAGCCCCCTTGTTCCAACTGGCCAGCAACGCTGGCGTCGAAGGTGCTGTGATTGTGGAAAAAGTGAAAGAAACTAGCGCCAATCTGGGTTACAACGCCATCAGTGGTCAAATCGAAGACATGATCAACGCTGGCATTATTGACCCGGCCAAGGTTGTCCGTTCGGCGATCCAGAACGCTGCTTCCATCGCAGGGATGGTGTTAACCACTGAAGCCCTGGTG